The Primulina eburnea isolate SZY01 chromosome 6, ASM2296580v1, whole genome shotgun sequence genome contains a region encoding:
- the LOC140834266 gene encoding glycosyltransferase BC10-like, which translates to MKTHNQNPFFLAGKLIKTSYPLRLNLLSYLFPFILGLTCLIFCFHYKRLSLNLKYFTNGQPFIIVSQSSLYLQPAADRIIVNTSNTSNRWRKFLKPPAVLHGMNDEELLWKASMVPNIQEFPFQKVRKVAFMFLTRGPVILAPLWELFFKGHKGLYSIYVHSDPCFNGSEPKGSVFHGRRIPSKEVEWGNVNMIEAERRLLANALLDFSNQHFVLLSESCIPLYNFSTIYSYLMNSTRSFVEVLDLPGPVGRGRYSHRMNPIIKLDQWRKGSQWFGIKRDLAVEIVADNTYLPVFKNYCNGSCYADEHYLPTLVNIKFGGINSNRGLTWVDWTRGGPHPSKFIRPDVTPVFLEKLRNGTDCEYNGKPARVCFLFARKFTHHALERLIRFAPKVMHFTV; encoded by the exons ATGAAAACCCACAACCAGAATCCATTCTTCCTTGCCGGGAAACTCATAAAAACCTCATACCCACTTCGTCTGAATCTCCTCTCCTACCTCTTCCCGTTCATTTTGGGCTTAACTTGCCTCATTTTCTGCTTCCATTACAAAAGATTATCACTCAATCTCAAATATTTCACCAATGGCCAACCCTTCATCATCGTTTCTCAATCATCTCTATATCTCCAACCTGCAGCTGATCGAATCATCGTGAATACTTCGAACACAAGCAATAGATGGAGAAAGTTCCTAAAACCACCTGCCGTGCTGCATGGCATGAATGATGAAGAGCTGCTGTGGAAAGCATCAATGGTTCCTAATATTCAAGAATTTCCATTCCAGAAAGTGCGGAAGGTCGCATTCATGTTCTTGACAAGAGGGCCGGTGATTTTGGCACCGCTTTGGGAGTTGTTCTTCAAAGGGCATAAAGGGTTGTACTCAATATACGTGCATTCGGATCCATGTTTTAACGGGTCGGAGCCGAAGGGTTCTGTGTTTCATGGCAGGAGAATTCCGAGTAAG GAAGTTGAATGGGGCAACGTTAACATGATTGAAGCAGAACGCAGGTTACTAGCCAATGCCCTTCTCGATTTCTCTAATCAACACTTTGTACTCCTCTCCGAGTCTTGCATTCCCCTTTACAATTTTTCAACTATCTACTCTTACTTGATGAATTCTACCCGAAGTTTTGTCGAGGTGCTTGATCTACCTGGCCCTGTTGGGCGTGGTCGATACAGCCACCGGATGAATCCCATCATCAAACTTGACCAATGGAGAAAGGGGTCCCAATGGTTCGGGATAAAGAGAGATCTTGCGGTAGAAATTGTCGCGGACAACACTTATTTACCGGTTTTCAAAAATTATTGCAACGGATCATGTTACGCTGACGAACACTACTTACCGACTCTCGTGAACATAAAATTTGGAGGGATAAATTCAAATCGAGGTCTGACTTGGGTCGACTGGACGAGGGGTGGGCCCCACCCCTCGAAGTTTATAAGACCGGACGTCACTCCGGTGTTCTTGGAGAAACTTAGGAATGGTACCGATTGTGAGTACAACGGGAAGCCGGCTCGTGTTTGTTTCTTGTTTGCAAGAAAATTCACACACCATGCATTGGAGAGGTTAATAAGGTTCGCACCAAAAGTTATGCACTTTACTGTATAG
- the LOC140834267 gene encoding LOW QUALITY PROTEIN: probable leucine-rich repeat receptor-like protein kinase At1g68400 (The sequence of the model RefSeq protein was modified relative to this genomic sequence to represent the inferred CDS: inserted 1 base in 1 codon; deleted 1 base in 1 codon), translating into MAAGKPNPLMATAFFLLLLFYCAAAVGNSDIQSLLRFKSIADPNGTVLTSWNSSTDPCTRSWVGVSCLRNRVTHLVLENFDFNGTFPHSLTLLTQLRVLSLKENGFSGPIPDLSSLTSLKLLFVSHNKFSGEFPVSVALLTKLYRLDLSYNDFSGGIPLGLNRLTHLLTLKLEENLFTGPISGLSLPNLQDFNVSGNRLTGEIPVSLAGFPASSFLNNPALCGPPLNKCKVVSSDPSRPGGAMASPLSPRTTVASSPTAMPMETRPPVKSRNSHRNKISSLAIIAIILGDVLVLGLVSLLLYCYFWRNYSHKLLAGKNSGSDAEKIVYSSSPYPNPAQQGNERGKMVFFDGERRFELEDLLRASAEMLGKGGFGXAYKAILDDGNVMAVKRLKDLNVNGKKEFEQQMEILGRLRHSNLVSLKAYYFARDEKLLVYDYMPNGNLFWLLHGNRGPGRTPLDWTTRLKIAAGAARGLAFIHNPCKSLKLTHGNIKSTNILIDKAGNARVSDFGLSVFASPSPVPKSNGYRAPEAALDGRKLTQKSDVYSFGVLLLELLTGKSPSAVENNGPASGYSGVIDLPRWVQSVVREEWTAEVFDLELMRYKDIEEEMVGLLQIALSCTQAMPDQRPKMNYVLKMIEELRGLEVSPHENLDSVSESPSVSEDTCRASE; encoded by the exons ATGGCAGCAGGAAAACCAAACCCTTTAATGGCCACGGCCTTCTTCCTCCTCCTCCTGTTTTACTGCGCCGCCGCAGTGGGAAATTCCGACATCCAATCCCTTCTTCGCTTTAAATCCATTGCTGACCCCAACGGCACTGTTCTGACCTCCTGGAACTCTTCAACCGACCCATGCACGAGGTCATGGGTTGGGGTTTCTTGCCTTCGTAACCGGGTTACCCATTTGGTCCTTGAGAACTTCGACTTCAACGGCACCTTCCCGCATTCCCTCACTCTTTTGACTCAGCTCCGGGTTCTGAGCTTGAAGGAAAACGGGTTCTCGGGTCCCATTCCGGATCTTTCGAGCCTAACCAGTCTCAAGCTGCTCTTCGTTTCTCACAATAAGTTCTCTGGCGAGTTCCCGGTTTCAGTTGCCTTGCTCACGAAACTATATCGCCTCGATCTGTCTTACAACGATTTTTCGGGTGGTATTCCTTTGGGCTTAAACCGGTTGACGCATTTGCTGACGTTGAAGCTGGAAGAAAACTTGTTCACGGGTCCTATTTCTGGTTTGAGCCTGCCGAATCTGCAGGATTTTAACGTTTCCGGTAATAGGCTAACGGGGGAGATTCCCGTTTCTCTGGCCGGTTTTCCGGCATCATCGTTTTTGAATAACCCCGCTCTTTGTGGGCCTCCGTTGAATAAATGTAAAGTGGTCTCCAGTGACCCAAGCCGCCCCGGCGGGGCAATGGCGTCGCCGCTGAGCCCGAGGACGACGGTGGCGTCATCTCCAACAGCAATGCCGATGGAAACTAGGCCACCTGTTAAATCTAGAAATAGTCATCGGAACAAAATCAGCTCGTTGGCCATAATAGCCATAATACTCGGCGATGTTTTGGTTCTTGGATTGGTTTCATTGCTTTTGTACTGCTATTTCTGGCGAAATTATTCACACAAACTGCTAGCGGGAAAGAATAGTGGGTCGGACGCGGAGAAAATAGTGTACTCCTCGAGTCCATACCCAAATCCTGCACAGCAGGGGAACGAGAGGGGCAAAATGGTGTTCTTTGACGGAGAAAGGAGGTTTGAACTCGAGGAC TTACTGCGGGCTTCAGCCGAAATGCTAGGGAAAGGCGGATTCG CAGCTTATAAGGCTATACTGGATGATGGAAATGTAATGGCAGTGAAGAGATTGAAAGATTTGAATGTGAATGGGAAGAAGGAATTTGAACAGCAAATGGAGATTCTGGGGAGGCTTAGGCATTCAAATTTGGTGAGCTTGAAGGCTTACTATTTTGCTCGGGATGAGAAGTTGCTTGTTTATGATTACATGCCCAATGGAAACTTGTTTTGGCTACTCCATG GCAACAGAGGGCCCGGAAGAACACCATTAGACTGGACCACAAGATTAAAGATAGCAGCTGGAGCAGCTCGAGGACTGGCCTTCATTCATAACCCGTGCAAATCCCTTAAACTTACACACGGTAACATCAAGTCTACTAACATTCTTATCGACAAAGCCGGTAACGCCAGAGTATCCGATTTTGGCCTCTCTGTCTTTGCCTCACCTTCTCCGGTCCCAAAATCCAATGGCTACCGTGCCCCGGAAGCAGCTCTTGATGGTCGTAAACTAACCCAAAAATCTGATGTTTATTCATTTGGAGTACTGTTGTTAGAGCTGCTGACTGGAAAATCCCCCTCAGCTGTTGAAAATAATGGTCCTGCCTCGGGTTACAGTGGGGTTATTGATTTACCGAGGTGGGTTCAGTCTGTTGTGAGAGAAGAATGGACGGCTGAGGTGTTCGATTTGGAGCTTATGAGGTATAAAGACATCGAAGAAGAAATGGTGGGGCTGTTACAGATAGCGTTGTCTTGTACTCAAGCTATGCCGGATCAAAGGCCGAAGATGAACTATGTGTTGAAAATGATAGAAGAGTTAAGGGGATTGGAGGTGTCTCCTCATGAAAATCTTGATTCGGTTTCAGAATCGCCGTCGGTTTCTGAAGACACATGCAGAGCGAGCGAATGA